AGACTGTTCGCAGTGACTATAAATTAATACACACTGGAAAAGGGCATCATTCACAGTGATCACGGTAAACCAATATATAATCAATACATTGGCCATTTGATTGGAATACAGTCTCCGGCTAAAATGCAATACAGTGCATTTTACAAAGCAGAGGTGGCACAGCGATAAAAGACCAGAGGATATTGGAGACACGAACCTAATCTCTTATgttaatctctttttttttttatgctaatAGAAAAAAGTAAGAGAGCGATCTTCAAGCAGCAAAAAAGGCTCAATAATTTCCTAAATCATCTGGTCATAATTGCATCTTTTAACAAccgtcactcaaacaggaggaaatggttgCATTTGATGGGGACTATTTTTggcggcggattaatccacatttgggaTTTGTGCTCAGATTGTCGGCGATTACTTGGCACAGCGGGGCCTCCTAAAGGCCCGCTAGCTCACAGCTCTTCTTCCACAGCTCGGCTTGTAGCTCGGAGTCGTAGGAAATGCCGGAGGACTGCCTCTTCACGCCGTTGTACAGGTAACAGCCCCCGACCCCCTCCATCTCAGAGGCGGCCGCAGCGTAGATGGTCACGGATGCTCCCTCTGCTGGGGTCTGACGGAGGAGGACATGCATGGGGAAAACAGAACTGTCAAAAGGACGGGAAAAGACTGCAACTGTAGCCCGTGTCAGTCATTGTATCAAAGCTAATTTCTACATTAACATAAAGTTGGAATTAATGATTATTTGAGGCTTTTGGCTTGAGCACATGCTAATAACAAAAACCTTAATTGCCTAGACTAGCATTTATATGACGTGGCTTTGtttggtggtaaaaaaaaatactgtcatAACCCTTCAAATCTGAATAATTGGAAACTGTCTTGGCTGCTAAAGGGAGCACAGAGTTGTGAACCTGGAGAAAATGCCCGAATACCTTAATGGAGACATTAAAATTTGCTGCCTTCCTCCAGGAATTATGATTGAATTTGCGCCAAATTCCTTTTAACAGTTTCTACTTACAAGTCACCtcccaacattttttttccccaagtcaGATCCAACCCTGTGCAACCATTTGTACAGTTTTCAAAACTTTTTCGAAAAAGTGGTCGCCACTCAGTTAATTGAGAATATGGATTTGGAGAAAAAGGGTTCAGCCTGTGTTAACACAAAGTCGTATTAGTAAAAAATGTACCCTGAACAGTATCTTGGCCACTGGCTTCTTCAGCGCCTGCGCCAGACTCCACAGGTTGTTGTACAGAGCCGTGTCCACCATGCCGGGGTCCACGGCGTTGGCGGTCACCGGGAAGCCGCCGGCTGCCAGCTGCTCCTGCAGGTAGTAGGTGAAGAGGACCAGAGCCAGTTTGCTTTGGGCGTAGGCGCCATGGGAACTGTAGCAGATCctggagacggggggggggggggggtgatcagAGTGTGCAGATTATGTTTTTGCCTTTCATTGAAGTGAGCGCAAATTCCCGATCTGACGAGCCCAAAGCCTGAGCCAGGATTGTCCGTTATGTTTCCGAGCTGTAAACATCGTAGTTTgcacatataaaacaaacaaacaaacaaacaaaaaaaggctcGATAATTTCCTAAATCATGCGGTCATTGCATCTTTTAACAAACGTcgctcaaacaggaggaaatagtgcatttgttgcgggactattttcagcggcggattaatccataTTTGGTGCTACTTGGTGAGCATTTCGGGTAGCAACATGGCTCATGTGGGAGTCACCATCGTTGGTTTTGTTCCCCCCCCGGAATTAACTTTGCGCTGAGTCTCATATCCacatctgtttgtctgcatgtttggACCTGATCATTAGCCGagtgattatttattatttatttatttagtgattataaaaaaaatacaaaagaagaacAATGAGCCGTTCTTTTGAACTCTGTGGGTCACAGCCTCCTTAGAgaaattgtattattttaaacaCCTCTGCAGCATCCAAGACAGAAAATAGGATTTCCTGAAGAAGCCGTCTTTTTCATTGGTTGAGCTCGTCATGCTCCACTGTGATTGGCCCCGCCCGTTTCAGAGCGATGAGAACAGTGATGTGACTGGCTGGACGTATCGGTCAGCGACCCCTCTGGTCGATATTCCACGTCACCCGGCCACTTTGCGAGGCGCCCCACATAGTCTGGGAGTCCCAAGATGCCTTGTACTTGCAAAATAGGGGCGCcggccgagtgtgtgtgtgtgtgtgtgtgtgtgaaaccatGATTTCCAttcttcctctcacctcctgttTAGGTCATCCATGTGCATAACTCCCGCGTAGTGTGTGGCAGAGGACATGTTGATGATTCTGGTGCAGCAGCCCTGTCTTCCCGACCTCTTCAGtgtgtccagcagcaggttggtCAGCAGGAAGTGGCCGAGGTAGTTGAGCACGAAGTGGAACTCAAAGCCATCCTCCGTCTGTGTCTCAGGAACCAGCATGGTTCCAGCTGCGGGAGAGAGCGACAGAAGATAGGGGTGCATgcaaaattgtttttaaaaatggcacactaacatgacttttttttatgcattcaCGGGGACAATCGAAGCGGCCTACCGTTGTTGACCAGGACATGGAGCGGGAGGCCTCTGTCTTTGAACGCCTGGGCGAACTGACGCACCGATTTCAGCGAGGTCAGGTCCACGTACACAAACTCAGCTGTGGAACGGGGGGAAGCCATGTTAGCACAGATTCCGGGTTAGACCAGGTTTTGAAAACCAAATTGAGGAAAACTTATATCTAAAATATTCGTAGCCACCAGATTCAGTCAATACTTCTGTGGCTTGTCCTCATGTGGAGCTCTACTCCATTTCTTTCTAAGACGAATACTACAGTACGACAGAATGTACTATAAAAAGTATACTGATCCCCATAGAAAAATCTTATTATTCAAGAAATGCATGCTGATTTGCCAGTGTACGCGGTGCGTCAACAAAGCATATGTGAGAGGAGGCGCTTCTGTCTACATCCTGGACCTGCCAGATACTAGCTAGCATTTAACAATTAGCAACGTCTCACGCTCGGGCATGTTATTGACGACCACCGCTCGTGGCTCTTCTGAACGGACTGTCTCGAGCAcctatttaaaacaaatgagttGAACCAAATACTGTAAACTCTCATAGTCGTAGTTTCAGAATCATTTCATCACGTTGCATATTAATTTATCACGAACCACTCAACATTTCACTTGGAAAGACACGTTTTCATCATGGGGCTATTTAGTCTAGTGCCCCGGAAGTTAGACAtctttattctttcattctAAAGATGAAGATTCTCTTAAAGCTGAcctacagtatttttcatatatatacacacacacacacacacatacatctatacatatctatatatatatacacacatatatatacagtgcttaacaaatttattagaccaccacccagtgtaaggtgtttgccaccgctgccctaaattaacagtattgtttctgtaatggttaattcaccagtatgtgcaagccaagctctttaatcaaaattatatctttaatgctaaaatataattattgttattgttatccacgaattctcaaatttactgttttacaaaaaaagcagaaaaaaaatagtaaagcacattattattttttgattgagatgccaaattacagttatttacttgtatTCCTGAACAGAacaaaatttgttttgtggttgcaagaatgcaagctgttatcagggccaaaggaggtcatacaaaatattaagatttttggttaatatatgtgaataaggactatttagttgttccagtttgttatttgcctaataaatgacaatacaacttttagtttgaaacaagtttttaacagatttctaaaatatgtgttttctcatttttatgacaggtggtctaataaatttgttaagcactgtatatatacacacatatacatatatatatatatacatacacatatatatacatatctatatatatacacacatacatatatacacacatatacatacatacacaaatatatatacacatacatacacataaaaatatatatacatacatatacacacatatatacatacgtGTATGAGTGTTTTGTTGCTCATACTCAAAATACATCAAACTTTTATTGGGTAAGGGTaaatttaaagtaaaacaaaataaatacgTCTAAAGGAGCATtgttacattgtggtattgccaACTAACTCAGTAGTGTCAGCAACACAGCAATATTTAGCTAAAGTTTGCTTTATTTAAATTCGCGAACATTAGCCGCCATAAGCTACCAGTCATACGACAAAGGCTGTTACTTCTTAAAAAGTTCTCCACCACTGCCTGTTACTATTTATTTGcccctttttatatatatatatatatatatatatatatatttttttttttttttttttttttttttcattaattagGTCTTGGTGTATTCCACCCTGATGGGCTATTCTACCAACAATAATGTGATACATGATGAATTGAAAGTAAATCCGGATCCAGATGTATATAGATATGATAGTGGCTGTCCAATGAGGGCATTTgttatttcccccccccccaaacagacagacagatgattACCTTTACCCTTGCTGCCCTCTTCATGAATCTTCTGGACGGCTGCTGTGCCCTCTTCTTTCTCGTTCCCAGCTGGACATGATGGAGATCAGAGAGGCTTGGTGGGCAGATGTCCAGCAGATATCACCTTTGACTCAATCCAACTGCCTACACTGACTCAATAAGACTGTTTAGAGCAGAGCTAATTGTTCATGTATCCTGAAAAGTCTTacctgtcatatatatatataaaacataaatcgATCTaagctttatttcattttgactaCTGGACAAAACACTGCATGAACTCAAATGACAGGACACGTAATCACAAAGCACCATAACATTCCTTAGGGGATAGTTCCTGTTGTTGATTGATACGCAAGTCATTTCAGACAGTTCGATGGAATTCAGTCTGATGGGAGGGGGTAAGGCGCAGAAACTATAACTGGATTTTACACAATTATGGCGCACAACCAGTGTCTTCTAACAACATTTGCGTAATTTATTTAGGGTAAAACATTAAGATGAGGGGGGAAAATTGGAACTGGACTGAACTACATAACCTGGCTGAAAGGCATATGATTGGACAGTAGCCTACCTATGACAACATGCATGCCGAGGCTTGCCAGGTGTCTCGCTGTCTCAAAACCCATTCCTCTGGTACCCCCAGTCACAATGGCAACCCTTCCATTTTGCTTGGGTAAGACTGtgtaggaggagagaggggaccACGTGAGAACATTAGGCAATccttcatttccatttctttgGGAATCGGTAGCAATataatttgaatttttttttttctgcgtAAATAACAGGTGGAGTTAAAATGTGGTTAAATCATGTTTAGACATCAACCAGTCAGGcaaatgttgaaaacaaaatctttacTTTCATAGAGTTCTTTTACAtcatagtatatatatatatatatactgtatatatatatatatatatatatactatatatatatatatatatatatatatatgtgcggTGTTCTGCAGagcaagacatttttaaaaatcgtACGTGGTTAATGCCGCAATTTCCATATACAGTAGGTATTTACAACGTACATcccaaataaaactaaacaagtTGAACCATAGGACCtgaaaaaaagtgcaaaaagaCACAACAGGGCTTATAACATACCAAGTAGATGTTTGTAGGAGACATCACACAGTATTACTATTCTGTAATCGCTAGAATTCATTCAGCTTTTGACAGGAAAAACTACGATGATGAGGGGGAAAATGCGATGTCAACTATAGCAGTTTAATCATTTTCACTCATTTGTGCAATAGctaaataaatttttttttaaaaagtcattgtATACTTGACCTATAAGTTTTAATACACATTCCACCTTGAAGATTGATTTCAATCTAATCcttacagagctggagtcaggatgtggtgagcctagcttagcattaagactggaagcagaggaaaacagctagcctggctctgcacatggttaaaaaaaaacaaaaacgaacAGCACTTCTAATCAACAAAAAGTGCCTTATTTCTTTAACCCATACATGAACTGCAATGTAACAAGCccgagagtctacagccatgctaccCCTGTGAGGCTGTGCGTGCGCATAGCGGTGATTTGAGCTCAATGCTAGCATCAGTATGCTCACATGCTCGCAATGACGATACTAAAATGCAGATGTTAGCAGGTATATAATGTTGGACGTTGCTTGCATCGCTAAAGTCGTTAGCGTTCGTTCCTATGGGCGCCATAAATGTACGTACCAAACtgcaatgacaatgacaatccatccaatacttgttgagacatttcacaaaaaaccAAAATGTCATTCCCTTGAAAAATTGAACAAATGGGAGTTCACTAGTGATTTCCAGCTGGCCTGGCCAGGGTCGGGTCAACCACGACCGTTTATCTAATACGAGGCGGGTGTGATATGAAGGCTGACAGAGCAGCGCCATTGATGCATGTCTgaaaacaaccaagatggctaccgctgatgtggaacgttccGTTGAATCCGCCGTCGCGTCAGTACTAAAAAAACTGGACGCTAcgttttctctatttttctcttctccatCACAACACTTTTCCGTCGCTCAGCGCTTCATTGTGCGCTttgttgctctgattggctgtaggTCTATCCAATTGCATCCAGATGCCCGTTCGTAACGCCccttggaaattgaaaatgaacggagaggttccagactaattcgCATTCGATGCCAGGCTAGACAATTCTTTTAAAATTACTCAGCAAGACACCATAGGCCAAACTCTTTTCAAACAGATCATACATCAAAGGATATTATAAAAAGGTCCATTACATTTTCATACTACTGATGGATACAGCttgattatattttttaatgctTCAACACGTCTGGCATGTAGGCCCACAGTAGTCAGGGAATAAAGTCATCAAAATTCTTTGACTTGTCATTCAAGTGGCTGACTCAGACTACAGTTTCCTTCCCAAACACTGTCCAAGTCATCCTCGCAGGGTTCAGGCTCATAGTAGCTTCGCGAGTTCTCATACAAGAAGACTTGCTTATCAACTAAAGCTGGAGCTATACGGTTCCTTTTTCCACACAGAACAGTCCCAGAGGAGCTGAACAGCCTGTGACAAGGCACACTCATGGCAGGAACACACCAGTACTTCTGGAGCACCTTGGGTAGGGTGGGGAACAAGGGTGCATGACTTGACCACCACAGTAAAGGGTCTTCATCCAGACCTAGGACTCTTTGTGATTTGTAATTGCTCAGTTCCTCTACCACCTGTGCATGCAGCTCCTCCTGGCTCTGGTCCGCATCAGACGGGCAAAATATGGCAGCCAAAGGATTGTTTTGGGTTACGCTGCTCGCTGCAGATTCCCTTAGAGGTGTCTGCTTTTTGCTAGGCGGCTCGTCAGATACCAAGGAGAAATCGTCTACAGACGGTCGCTCTACAATCTGCTTCTCAAGGATTGCTTTTGCCTCGTCAATGATAATATTCTCAACTTTGGAGCGTTCTTGAGTGGACAGGAAAGGCAACTTCTTGTACCGAGGATCCAGGAAGGTAGCAAGGTTGAGGAATGTTGAAATTTCTTGCGATAGCTGTGAATTCTGTGAATAGGTGCTTGATAGGACTTTTGAGATGACCTCTTTGGTCATGCTGATCTCTTTGAGGTCCCCTTCCTTGACCTTGAGGGTGGTATTCAACAGCATATGAAGCACAGGCCTAACCATGCTGATGGTTGGGTACCTGCAAGAAGTTATCATGTTTGCCACAACTTTAAAAGGCTGGAGGACTTCAATCAAGCCCTCCAACAAGGCCCAGTCAGGGCCATCGAAGTTGAAATGATGGCCGCTGGAACTCTCTATAAGTGTTGCAGTTATAGCAACCTGTTGCCCTTTCAGTCTTTGTAACATTGCCAATGTGGCCAACCAAGACCTACCCCTGTCTGTGATAAGTGCACACTGAGCAAGGCcatgctgcttctgtttttccttcagcAGATAAATCGGCGGTTCTCTGAAATGATCAACAAGTTTGCGGCAGCATCCCAGAAAGCCGTCAACTCGTGGCAGCTGGAAGGCTTCGTCCATTGCACGGTTGACAGTATGTCCAAGGCAAGGCATTTCCACTGATAGTTCCAAGAGCGAGCATGCTTTGACAATGTCCACTGAACCATTTGTGGTGGCACCGCTGACTTTATGAGTTATCCCCCACTCAACAAACGCTTCATACATTGCTCTGGTGATGTTCTCGGCTGTGTTGTCCTCTTGTACTTCGAAAGTTTTAAGGCACTTGTTGGTGACAGAGAAGCCAGTTGAAGTGTTGTAATTGACTGAATGCATAGAGAGTGAAATGTATGTTCTATTCTGGGTTTGGCTTTGCCAAAGGTCGGTAGTAACGCCACAGTTCAAAACCCCTGCAAGCTCACTAAAGACCATGTCCCGGGTATGGCAATACATCTGAGGAAGCATTTTAACTGCCAGGTCCCTTTTGCTCGGCGGAGAGTACCCAGGATCAACGGTACTCATTAAGGTCTTGAAAGTAGGCTCTTCAACTACAGATACAGGGTACAACCCCTCGCAGATGAAGTTGATGACAGCAACAGTCAGATCATTGTGTCGTCTGTTTTCATAGTCTAAGCTCTGCCTTGAGTTCGTGTCCTGGGATTGCTGCTGAACATGTAGACCCGAAGGCTCCGTCTTTATCCTAGAGAACGCTGTGGCGAATGCCTCTCGCATCTGATCTGTGTTGCTCTTCACAAACTCACTAAACTCTACCGGGTGGTTTTTTTCAAGGTGGTACGACAGATTGGAGGTGTTTCCAGAATAAGCTATTTGACTCATACATACGCGACAGTATATCCGTTTCCAGTGCAATATGCAGCCATCTGCATCTGTGTCAAAGCCAAAGTATTTCCAAACTTTGCTTTTGGCCCGCGGGTGTGCGACCAGATTGAGGCCAGAGCATGAAGGTCCTGAACTTTTACCCTCCATTGGTTCCTTCGGTAAGCAATCCACTTGCCTTCACTTATTGAGTACCTAACAAGAATggtgaaataaacatttgagGACGATGATACAAACATTATAGCCATTTGTGAAGCTCCACTGAGATGGGATTGTGCAATGTTTCAGCTGTGTTGTGTCTAGGCACAATCTTTAATAGTTTTAGCCATTAAAATCGTAACGGTTACAACATGTTATCTTAACTCTTAAGCCACGggctcagttcagttcaattttattcaattgtatttatatggcgccaaatcacaacagaagtcatctcagggcacttttcattttcaacacagtgaacagtgaacatTGCGATATGAAGCATTAGACAGATTTGTGTCCACAATTTACCTGATTTCCTAAACCAGTTATTTGataaacaatgtgaaaatggaGGAGGATATAAAAGAACACCTGAACTATTTGCTGTATAGTCTGATTCAGCTTTGACCAACTCCACTTCTTTGTGCACTCAGGGTTTTACAATGCAGTGGAGGATTATAACAGACATAAATcttaattttcttattttggATAAGTGGTTTAAACTTAAAATTGGCTTAAACTCCTGACTGAAAATTGTAAACATTGTCCATGAACAACAACACTTACGTCCAGGCTGCAAAACTGGAATTTCCTTTTCATGGATCACAAGCCAGTCAGGCTTTATCTTTTTGTCACGGCGTGGAATATCCCGTGTGAATAACAAGAATTTAGGAAATTCCATTACTGCCTGTTAAACAGAGATTATGAGATTATACGAGTTGGTGTCTGGCGACACAATCACCTCTTTGTCTTAAAGTGTAACCCATTAATGATTTCTCAGTCTACCATCACATGCTTTTACAGAAAATTTCCTTTTGGCTTGTGGCGTTAAATCTCAATTAAAGTGAGTGCACATTAAGAGCCTTAAAGTGAGATAGTTGTTATTTGCGCGCAGTTATTCCGGTTATGCGTTGCTTCAttgtttacagtgtaaaaagGTCCACTTAACCACCTTTTTCCACAGCTTTTAATCACATCTCATGGTTCCCAGCAGATGACCTGAAAAAGGAGTTACGATGATTTTATCAAACTTACTCCTACTCATACCTCCAAGGT
This genomic window from Enoplosus armatus isolate fEnoArm2 chromosome 24, fEnoArm2.hap1, whole genome shotgun sequence contains:
- the LOC139306933 gene encoding E3 SUMO-protein ligase ZBED1-like, with product MEGKSSGPSCSGLNLVAHPRAKSKVWKYFGFDTDADGCILHWKRIYCRVCMSQIAYSGNTSNLSYHLEKNHPVEFSEFVKSNTDQMREAFATAFSRIKTEPSGLHVQQQSQDTNSRQSLDYENRRHNDLTVAVINFICEGLYPVSVVEEPTFKTLMSTVDPGYSPPSKRDLAVKMLPQMYCHTRDMVFSELAGVLNCGVTTDLWQSQTQNRTYISLSMHSVNYNTSTGFSVTNKCLKTFEVQEDNTAENITRAMYEAFVEWGITHKVSGATTNGSVDIVKACSLLELSVEMPCLGHTVNRAMDEAFQLPRVDGFLGCCRKLVDHFREPPIYLLKEKQKQHGLAQCALITDRGRSWLATLAMLQRLKGQQVAITATLIESSSGHHFNFDGPDWALLEGLIEVLQPFKVVANMITSCRYPTISMVRPVLHMLLNTTLKVKEGDLKEISMTKEVISKVLSSTYSQNSQLSQEISTFLNLATFLDPRYKKLPFLSTQERSKVENIIIDEAKAILEKQIVERPSVDDFSLVSDEPPSKKQTPLRESAASSVTQNNPLAAIFCPSDADQSQEELHAQVVEELSNYKSQRVLGLDEDPLLWWSSHAPLFPTLPKVLQKYWCVPAMSVPCHRLFSSSGTVLCGKRNRIAPALVDKQVFLYENSRSYYEPEPCEDDLDSVWEGNCSLSQPLE
- the dhrsx gene encoding polyprenol dehydrogenase; translated protein: MWLLSVLVPLARLYLCGIKVLLYQMFNSSFTLPVLPKQNGRVAIVTGGTRGMGFETARHLASLGMHVVIAGNEKEEGTAAVQKIHEEGSKGKAEFVYVDLTSLKSVRQFAQAFKDRGLPLHVLVNNAGTMLVPETQTEDGFEFHFVLNYLGHFLLTNLLLDTLKRSGRQGCCTRIINMSSATHYAGVMHMDDLNRRICYSSHGAYAQSKLALVLFTYYLQEQLAAGGFPVTANAVDPGMVDTALYNNLWSLAQALKKPVAKILFRTPAEGASVTIYAAAASEMEGVGGCYLYNGVKRQSSGISYDSELQAELWKKSCELAGL